The window caatccttaattaatgaagtTACTTAATTAcgaattgagtgcaataagattataatggaggatggagtgtttgatgattattttgggccccgatgatcgtctttcactttaactatcaagtgatcaaccaccctgacccggtcttgattgttaattagcataattcacctttacgcgatgtaaaaatcccttgggcaagaagCAAGTGGAAATcataaaggcttaggcaaaatggcagagaatcaacaacctataaatgagaggccaaactccctatttatagtattcaagatatccgcggtctgcgaattacttaactatccgcggaaactcagcggattaaaccgcagtcctttATTTGTGCGGAAATATAGCTGttatacttattttcagcgaacactTCATATCTTTGCATTATAATTCACGTAATTCTGCTTtaggcctttagccaataaaacacacatatacaatgccatgtatatgatcaagtctccccagtttattatgatatattttcgcgaagcaaatgtatcatgataaactctaaaaataaagaagtgctcCTTGAAAATTTTTGcagttaatattttataatttttaccaaCCATTTATTGCCGTTGATTTTATTACGTTTAACACATAAGCACAATGGTAACTTTCGCAATTCTGTCAAATCAATACGCTGTAACGGCTAGATAATTACCGTTTACTCGTTGCAGTAATTTTACCCGTTTAAATGTAATCATTACCTTTTAAACTTGCTCTCCCTAattccaattataaatagctgGCTAACCCGCATAAAAACTTTACGCTTTCTTTCTCAATTACGCGTTCAATCATATTCATCTGACCACACTCGTTTCTTGCAATTAATCAATTCAACCTCTAATTTCGTCAATTCAACATCCGTTTTATTTTTCTTTCCACAAATGACATCTTCTTCATCTATGCATACTCCTGGAggttatgtttcctatatgacggaaGCGAAACTCCAAACCTTACAGGAGTGGTATCCCCCACTTGCACAGTTTGTCCCTACCGCACCTGTAGCAGAACAACGAGCTGACCCCACCCCCCTAAGGGGATGATTTCCGTTTATAAGGCTGTCATTTCACAGGGAAACCTACGATTCCCTCTTACTCAATTCTTCCGCAGTGTTTGTGAGTATTATAAGATTGCCATAGCGCAGCTTCATCCAAACGCAATTAATAAAATTGTTTTGTTTGAGATGTTTTGCAATGCCACCAACGTACAACCGCTGCTAAACGTGTTTTGCACGTGCAATAGCCTGGTGCTATATGATGTGGGATGGTTTTCATTCTGCACCAAATTTGGCACAATGACATCACCAAAAGATTCAATTGGCAACTGGCGCAGTTCTTTCTTTTATATTAACGACACCGCCTATGTGGATAGCGATATACCAAGAATATGGTGTACATAACTTGATCCCACTCTCAACGAGAAGCCTATACTTGATGATCTTGAGAATGAAATTCTTAAGACATTCAAAAATGCGGGCCTAATTTTGCGAGCATATTCAAATGTACCACTGTACATTGGCAGGGTCTCCATTCAATGGCCATGGAGCGACTATGACGCTCTTTTAGTCGACCAAACAAATAATGGTATTTCGCTTATATTTTTCTCAATGTATTAATATAATACACTTATGCTTATTCTTCGCATAGCCTTATACAATTTATTGTCGCAGTGATTTCGCTTGACCTAATCATGAGGTCGACAGACATTAGTAGGATCAGTCCTGCTCGTCGCCTAAAAAATGGCGACGGCGAGATTATTCCTATTGATGAGACAATCATCAATACATTCTTTATTTCTGGTGGAGAAGACCGCGGTAAGCGGAAAGTTACAGAAACTGCCACCACTCCACGTAAAAAATGACCGCGGTCTCTTTCTGATCGAGAAGCAAGTAAGTGATTATGTATTCGCAGTATTTATTTATTACGCGTGCATTATTTTCATATAAGCTTGCTATATTTACTTATCTGTTTGTAGTTGTCCTTTCAGATTCATCCGCCGAAGCAACACCACTCTACAATATCACTGGGAGCATTCCCGCAGATATTCTGCAAGAGTCCGGGCATGAAAATTTATCTCTTCCTTCTGACGCAGAAGCATCTAATCGAGAGGAAGACGGAGAAGATGATGCAGAAGAAACCGCAGCAGCAGAGCAGGCCAATCAACTATACCGCAAGCTTTACAAATTTATTCCTAAAGATACAAAAGAGCAATATCGTAATCTAACATATCCCGAAGCTGCAAGACAAAGActacataattgctacaatgcaATTTGTCTAACTGTAGATAGCATGGAACGTTTCACCCAGATGTCGGATGAATATGATAATGTGGTGAAGATTGCCAACGCTAACAAGAAAAAAGCGCAAAGGGCTGAGGCGCGGCATAAAAAGGCTATGGAGGAGAATGCCAGACTCAAAATGAGGGCGAAAAGTGCAGAAAAAGAATTCGCACAGCTGGTCAAATATCTACCAGAATTCGCGAATAAAGTGATGGATTCCAatccagtcactgaaaaatttcaggCGTATGCCCAAGCATCAAAACTTGCCACTCGCTGTGAATGGTATGATCTGTTGTGCTCGCTTGGTGATCTTTCTCAACCCCTCCCTTCAGACATGGCGAATGAAATTTGTGCCACTGACGATGCTCAAGAAGCGCTTTCAAGAGCGAAGAAGGAAGTTGAAAAGGTCCGCATACCTGCCCTGGAGGAAATTAGCCAGCACGAGGGCATTACCTTCTCAGACATTAAACCGTTGAAGCTTTATATTTGTCTTAGCTAGTGTTCATATGTATATTTCGCAATCTGAATTGGATTTTTTGTAATGATCCGCGCTGTTTACGCGCTTAATATTACTATCACATTTACATTTCATAGTTGCAActtttttatttatatagcgctttactttataatatattcataattcatacttgtcctttgcaatttttgcattcgctattgtgcacataacaaacgcgtactttatgcgaaacaaccttttaatcattatgaatcttgtaagtccgacaaatcgatccttaggcaaatttagcattgcgaagcatctaagtattggcaagatcaaacacttaggaaattttatcctttcgcaacattttcaagtcaacacaagtgggcaatttcatcacttggttttGTTAACATATTATTTCGCAATACATAGTTGCATTATTACGACTTTTAAGCAAGCCATGTTTAATGAATAACATGCTTTTTTACTTAAAGCATCCGCAGAGTAAACATTATCTTAGTGCAATAAAAGATAAGTAATTGCATTCTGCGAAATgatcactacgcgtggccacatatagtgttttcgctttgtaaagaaacaactactaacactgaaattaattTTGCTTTATTCATTACTTTTTGGCGGTACAAAGTTCTAAAGATATACGTGACATATTATGCATTAATGCCATTTGCCTTAGCATCTTATTAAAACTTTTTCTGTAAATTTTTGCATTATTCTGCGTGAACTGAATGTCCTTCAATACCCATATTAGCATTTGCCATAATCATAGCGCAAAACGGCTCTACTTCCACAGAAGTTAGTGTGCCAATTCCCTTATTAGGAGAAAATTTAAGCATGCCAAGTATAGTAGAAGGGATAGCGCCAAACATGCTCAAAgctgtgcgcccaagtatcatattgaaccgcgactgatttcgcattatgtacagattcaaCAAAGCTTGTCATCTTAGCGACTCATCGCGATCATCAACTAATTCCATTTGTAATTCCAACTGGCCAACAGGCCAAGTTGACTCCCCTGAGAATccggcaagtgaaaccgcagtaggtctCATCAAAGCCTGAATGTTTGCGGGCAGTTTACTAAAACATTGTTCATACATGatatctacactgctaccagtgtccacatgtaccttcattaCCATAATACCAGTGTTTGCAATGCGGCATGAAACCACTACTAGTTTGTCCACATCCGCGGTCAAACTTGAAGGAGGAAAAGTAATGGAAGGACATTTCCAACTTACAAGCTGCTCAGATATTTGAAGTACCGACATTTCGTCCTGCACTTCTACCACATTAATGACTCGAATTCCTcgctgattttctttcttatttaccaTCTTTACACCCATATTTTTCACAGtgggagcctttcgctcaaccatGTTTGGCGCATTTGAGGTATTGGCTTCTGCAGGCATTATAATTGCATTCGCAGTACTCGCAATGTTCTGCGCAATTAATTGGTCCAGCTTGCCTTGTTCATATGCTTCCGCGATGAATTCCGCCAAATCCCTACAGCGATTAgtatcatgaccataatcatcatggaaaacacaaaacttTGATCGATCGCGCCTGCTATTCTCTCCCAAAGGCTGTGGATCAGGGAAAGACTTATCGACTCTCTCTTGTAACAAAATTTCCTTaggcgtttttgttagcatctgaatgatattgaaagattcattgttccactttcgcgtagaatagcgatcacgacggccatatccatggttatcattttgcccttgaaacctgtcatttcgtGGGTATCCACCGCCGCTATTTCTCCGCGGAAAACTTGGTCCGCGATAATTGTCACTGTTACCATCAcgaaaagagtcattgtcatctcgctaacttttgtctctaccccacccacatgcaggggttatagtgctatcctctccaccgcggagataatcatatgtttcctgttgaacTTTAGCAAAAGTCTGTGGGACATCTCTTCGTAGCCTTCGCACCAGAGTTGGATGTCACtgcggattaatagcatgcaaaaatccaGAGATTTTTTGGTCTTCATGCAAGCTTGGAATCTTTTGACATTCGTAGATGTACCGCGTAAGTAACGCATTTAAGGTttccttgttgccttgtttaatatcgtgacattcGATATGCGTCTTTTTCTGTGACAGTAGATTCTGGAACTGTAACATGAATTTTTCGCGAAGATCAACAAAGCCAATAATACTGTGAGATTGCAGACTATGAAACcactcccttgctgacccttgcaaagCCATAGGGAACACTCTACACGCGACTGGTTCATCCCATTTATAGGCGCTCACCACCCATTCGAAGCGTTGAAGAAAATCTAAAGGATCGGTTAAACCCGAATAAACTCCCAGAGTTTTCGGCACAATtagcggagaaacaattggataatcagaaatatgTTGGACAAACTTGTCCGCGGTAGTAGTAATTTTAGTtgccttttttgtgcgagtatATGCATTCTTCGCACAAAATTTGGCAATCATATCTTGCAAAAAATTTGGCtgttcaaacttatgttgcattgactttggcgcaatgcttctgaaagcatccgccaaaaaattTTGAGCATTTTCTCTGCGGGCAGCATCATATGCTTCACCTTCTTCCCCATAATGAGGGAAAGGTGTTGTTGGGCATTTTCGCTTAACATGTGGAACTTTAACAAATTCTTCCACATTAtgcgaatcatcagaaaattcgctttCCTCTCTTGGCGCCTTAGCCATTTTTGAGTTATATGCAGAATTCAAATTAACGCGTtcttctgcattatcactatcactatcattTCGCTCAATAACTAGGCGATCAACCTGTGATCCTGAATCATTTAACGGCCATAGGTAAGTTCGCGGTATGTGGGACTCGCGACTACATTTAGTGTCTTTCTTAGCCTGTTCAATGGTAGTGCCACCAATTTTGTCAGTTCGTAGACTAGATTTGCCAGCCAAAGCCCTCATTCGCTTTCCTTCAGTAATTGTTTCTTCGCGGTTTTGCAACAATGATCTGCGTGGAACcattttttcagcagcaacttctggctgcgAATCACTAGTATTATTTGCCATAGATGTTTTAGCGGTCGACTCTTGAATCAACTTTCCCGCAGTTATATTGGTATTTGCTTGCAATGGAAATATTGTGACATTCTGCAAATCGCCAGGCAGTGCATCAGCGTTCGCAGAAACACCTAATTGTTTTGCGTTTGTCATCACGACAATCAAGCAGATCAACTAATTATGCCTTCACAAAGCACCTGTAAATcaccacaacaaaaacacgattgtaATTAAACTAAAGAATTAATCGTTTGATAGCGCAAAACAAATAATTtttagtttaattcgtaaaacgcgtcccacggatggcgccaattgatcaatccttaattaatgaagtTACTTAATTacagattgagtgcaataagattatgatggaggatggagtgtttgatgattattttgggccccgatgatcgtctttcactttaactatcaagtgatcaaccaccctgacccggtcttgattgttaattagcataattcacctttacacgatgtaaaaatcccttgggcaagatcacaagtgggaaTCACAAAGgattaggcaaaatggcagagaatcagcaacctataaatgagaggccaagctccctatttatagtattcaagatATCCGCGGTCTACgaattacttaactatccgcggaaactcagcggattaaaccgcagtcctttATATGTGCGGAAATATAGCTGttatacttattttcagcgaacactTCATATCTTTGCATTATAATTTGCGTAATTCTGCTTtaggcctttagccaataaaacacacatatacaatgccatgtatatgatcaagtccccccagtttattatgattcaTTTTGCGaagcagatgtatcatgataaactctaaaattcCGCATTTAACATAACTGCTATTCTCATTTAACTAATTTCGCTTTCGCTATAGGTTAGTTACCGTTTTAACCTGTTACCTCAAATATTACCGTTTGAGTTATCATAACGGATAATTAACACATTCAATTGCCACCCTTATTTCCCCTATATATATCATGATTCATACCCACCAAGGTCTCACTCGCTTTATCTAACAATCTTCGCAATTACAAAAATTCGCAATTAACTTTTTCGAATTCTTAACCACCACTTCTCCTTCgtaattaaaaatgaatattgACGAAGTTGATAGAAAGGTAGATCCCAAGGCTTTTATTACGAAACTACTAACCAGTCCGGAATCGAAATCAACAGGTTCCTCCAGCAGCCAAATCAAGCAGGAAAAACAGGCGATTCCTGTCGTTGATTTGACGTCGAAGTCGCCATCATCACAGCCAAGTTCCGGAAAACGGTCGCTTCAAACTCCACCATCACCTCAGAGCAAGAAGCTCAAGCAAAGCACTCCCCTggtcaataatccaatttcattGGATTATGAAGGGGAGCAACAAACTGGTATATTGCGTACTTTTACTCATATGTATGACCTTGTTTACCGCACATTCTACTgctataatacttgtttttggtTTATAGGAGGCTCACCATTCAATCTACGCTGCCCGAGCCTGCATTCCATGGAGCAGATTACAGAGCTATTCCGTACTCCTCCAGACTCGTATGGGGTGCGGATTGATGGCTTATCAGGGTATACTTATGCCTCTGCTTCTGCTGCACTTGACCAGCGTCAACAGATGAAGTTGGCCATTCCAGGCGAGCTTCGTCGTGAATTTTCCAAGCTCTCTGCGCTTGATGCGCACAACAGTTTTGTTCAAAACTTTTATATGTGTTTCAACTCGGCATTCGATGTGATATGCcggcaagaacaatttttcaatgtgctTGAAGCTGAACAGCAGAAGTAAAATGTTGAGAGGATCAAGGCTGAAAACAGCGAGAAACGCTGTGTTGATCTCTCCTATGAGCTCACCGCGGCCAAAACCGCGGTAGATGAATTGAAACTACAGGTGTCTACTGCAGCTGACAAACAAAACAATCTTCAAACAACAATCTCCTCGCTACAAGAGGAGGTTTCAAAGCTTACTGCGGAGCGAAATAATGCTCTGGCCTTCGCAGCCTCTGCGAAATTTGAGTTCTCCCAACTCCGCAAACACCTACCGGAGTTTGCTAAAAAGGTTCTCAATTCACGTCCCGTGAATGTTTTGTTTTCTACTTACGCAGCTGCTTTACGACTGCGCGAGAGAGTAGAGTTTCTGGATGAAATTGATCCACATTGCACCATACCAGATCTACTACCTCTCACCATTGGAGATCGCGTTTGTTCACTTGCAGAAGCACGTGAAGCAGGTGCTACTGCACAAGCAAGCTTAGCGGATATTCCAATCGACAAAGTTAGTGCAATAAGTCAACAAGATGATGCTACTTTAAAAGACATCTTTGAACTTGACTTATCTAAGCTAGAATAGGATATTGTAGAAATTAGCGCGCATCTATCTCTGCGCCGTTATCAATGAAACTTCACCTTTTCATATTTATTCGCGAGTactctttatttatatagcgctttttcGTAAACagtattcataacacaaacttgtcctttgcaatttccaacttctattattgtgcacataataaatgcgtacttttgagaaacaatctgtatgcgtatatatttatacgttatgaatcttctaagtctgctgaaacgatccttaggcaattaattagcattgcaaagcatctaagtattggcaaaatcaaatacttaggatataaaattcctttcgcaataatttacatgcaaaagtgggcaatttcatcactttgctatcaAAACACTTGTGAAATACTACAACTTTATGAAACAAACTATAAAACATTTCATAATCATTCGCATTGCACAGATAATCTTttcgcatacttttacaagtgtttatttttaaaattcctaaaagcgtgatcaagacttgcaaaaaattaaaaacagaaacgcCTAATAAGTATATCATCAGCCATATACCTTGAATCCAATTTCGCACTTTGAACATATATCCTCTATAGTTTTCGCCAagctatgcataatatcgctttaataaaactgcatgccacgcattaggtaaaatgctcccttccatatccgcgagcttatatgatcctgccgcattaattgccacaattttaTAAGGTCCTTCCCAATTAAGACCCAAtttgccaagcttttctgctctgcttgcttcattattccgcagcacccattcgcctatagcgaaagacaaagcacgcactcttttgttataatacttagaaATTTgctacttattatttgcttctctgATAGTAGCCATTAACCTACGCTCTTCAATGAAATTCAGGTTTTCGCTCAACGCAGCATCATTCGCTTCTTCCTTAAAATTAACTATTATGTGCGTTGGTACCAAAATTTCTGCGGAAattactgcctcagaaccatataccaaactaaaaggtgtttccctTGTGCTCTTTTTAAAAGTTATGCGATGTGCCCacaacacattgggtaattcatctacccaaccagttcgcttttcgcataacctctttttaataccaCGATTGGTTACTTCGCATAAGCCATTAGCTTGTGGGTGTGCAACTGACATAAACTTTTATATGATATTTAAATCGGTGCACCATGTTttgaaaggatctttcgctatttgtgcaCAATTATCGCTAACTAGttctcgcggaatgccaaatctacaaacaatgtattcccatacaaaatttcgcatttGTACACCAGTGATAGTGCggaccgccttagcttcaacccatttagtaaaataatcGATTGCCACAATCAGGAATTTAACATTGCCAGGCCCTGCAGGAAATGGGCctacaatatcaatagcccatttgtgaaatggccatggcgaattgacaggaatcatatcatgccttGGCATTCGGTTCTGCGgggcatgcctttggcaacttttgaATCTTTTAACAATTTTTGCGcatcgcggtatagggatggccaaaagtaacccatccgcataattttcgcTGCAATTgttttgtagcctgaatgcagtgcacaagtaccattatgcacttcttctaCACTCATTTCTGCCTCAATTGGACCAACACATCGCATCATTGGTCCGCAGTACGATTTACGATATAGGATATCATTTTGGATGATATACATTGGTGCCCGCTCTCTTACTAAACGAGCTTCGCGGCTGTCACTTGGCAAAGCATCATTGCAAATATATTGTATAATTGGCTCCATCCAATTTGGCTGTTCTTCTTCAACGGATGCAACCATTAAGTCGCTATCTATTGATTTACttggtaattcctcaacccatacttgtttttgaaaatgcgaaAACGTTAAAGCGGCCAATTTGCTCAAAGCATCCACCTTCTTGTTTTGACTTCTTGGCACTTGTGCAAGTTTAAAATGCTCAAACCGTGCAAGTTTAAAATGCTCAAACCGCTCTGCTAGTTCCTTTAATAGCTGCAAGTATTTCTGCATAGAAGGATCATGTGCTTCGAAAGAGccattaaactgattcgctactaaaTGTGAATCTGTAATTGCTCGCAACTTAGCAATAttcatttttcgcgcaatatttaaaCCAGCAAGTAATGCTTCATACTCCGCTTCATTATTTGACACATCAAAATTAAAACGCAGTGCATACGTATGCTCCTCACCACTTAGGTTTGCCAAAAccaaacccgcacctgcaccttctgcgCACAAAGCGCCATCAGTAAACAAATCCCAAGTTTCATCAAGTATCGGTTTCAACGCGgttcgctcattaatcacctcTAATTCTCCAGACATTTCAGCGAGGTAATCTCCCATAACCTGTCCTTTTACAGAactacgcggaaggtaagatatttgataagcgCCTAATTCGACTACCCACAATGcaagtctaccagatatctctggttttgttaaaacttgcttgattggcatattagttaatacatgcactggatgcccttgaaaatatcttcttaaCCTTCGCGATGTTAAAATAAGCGCATATATAAACTTTTCAATCAGCGCATAGTTTACTTCACTTCCTGTAAgggctttactaacaaaatacaccggcttttgtattttgttctTTCCGTGATCAAAACTGAACCGAAAGCTTCGTTTGCCACTGATATATAAAGGTAAAGAATTTTGCCATCAAttggcgctgttagtgtaggcaaagtttttaacaactttttcatctcttgaaacgcgATTTCTGCTTCACTGGACCAAACAAAACTTTTTTGTTTCAAACatccttttaaagttttgaaaaacgGCAACTGCCTTTCAGCAGCTTTAGATAAAAAGCGCgttaaactttgcacttctttaatcgtttttggcgcggtcatattttctatagccgcgatcttttttggattagcttgaataccttgttctgta of the Rutidosis leptorrhynchoides isolate AG116_Rl617_1_P2 chromosome 5, CSIRO_AGI_Rlap_v1, whole genome shotgun sequence genome contains:
- the LOC139849336 gene encoding uncharacterized protein — encoded protein: MLTKTPKEILLQERVDKSFPDPQPLGENSRRDRSKFCVFHDDYGHDTNRCRDLAEFIAEAYEQGKLDQLIAQNIASTANAIIMPAEANTSNAPNMVERKAPTVKNMGVKMVNKKENQRGIRVINVVEVQDEMSVLQISEQLVSWKCPSITFPPSSLTADVDKLVVVSCRIANTGIMVMKVHVDTGSSVDIMYEQCFSKLPANIQALMRPTAVSLAGFSGESTWPVGQLELQMELVDDRDESLR
- the LOC139849337 gene encoding uncharacterized protein, producing MSIMPICAAVNVKAAGQETSDDADNMEIINPAYPEQKIKVGRNISADTRKQIIQLLVQCMDVFAWSENDMTGIPRHIAEHRLNVKPALKPIVQKRRGMAPDRVKWLCEEVAKLVRAGILREVQYQSWIANPVLVKKPDERNFEAYVDDLVIKSTTQERIIEDMREKFDTLRKINMKLNPLKCSFSETEGKFLGYLVTEQEISGRLALWVVELGAYQISYLPRSSVKGQVMGDYLAEMSGELEVINERTALKPILDETWDLFTDGALCAEGAGAGLVLANLSGEEHTYALRFNFDVSNNEAEYEALLAGLNIARKMNIAKLRAITDSHLVANQFNGSFEAHDPSMQKYLQLLKELAERFEHFKLARFEHFKLAQVPRSQNKKVDALSKLAALTFSHFQKQVWVEELPSKSIDSDLMVASVEEEQPNWMEPIIQYICNDALPSDSREARLVRERAPMYIIQNDILYRKSYCGPMMRCVGPIEAEMSVEEVHNGTCALHSGYKTIAAKIMRMGYFWPSLYRDAQKLLKDSKVAKGPFPAGPGNVKFLIVAIDYFTKWVEAKAVRTITGVQMRNFSTRETPFSLVYGSEAVISAEILVPTHIIVNFKEEANDAALSENLNFIEERRLMATIREANNK